The Deinococcus sonorensis KR-87 genome includes a window with the following:
- a CDS encoding LptA/OstA family protein, whose protein sequence is MNTLSLNRLALLGSVLLGTTLAAAATTRVLHFDSAAQFQGDLRNGPYSYSGKNGAAVKATVNTVSISAPRAVLKAPAGTSMSSAEGKRSADFAGGVTVTRGRLTARGAQLSYSEASGQGVLTGQPSAVFTPEKQGDDVVNIGASQMSLDVDNNVSTSTGDVQLKSGSQTGHADKVVFDEGKELGVLTGNPTLSRAASGKQKELNVVGSEARILTKGKLLYVSGKVKLTQGTITTTGDAIYYDDRKNVAYVVGNAVSVDSKNGTTVRARATGALEQRTDLARVRSLDAGFQIPVAQFKLNGE, encoded by the coding sequence ATGAACACACTTTCCCTGAACCGCCTCGCCCTGCTGGGTTCGGTCCTGCTCGGCACCACCCTGGCCGCGGCGGCCACCACCCGCGTGCTGCATTTCGACAGCGCCGCACAGTTCCAGGGTGACCTGCGCAACGGCCCCTACAGCTACAGCGGCAAGAACGGCGCGGCCGTCAAGGCCACCGTGAACACCGTGAGCATCAGCGCGCCGCGCGCGGTGCTCAAGGCGCCGGCCGGCACCAGCATGAGCAGCGCCGAGGGCAAGCGCAGCGCCGACTTCGCCGGGGGCGTGACGGTGACCCGTGGCCGCCTGACGGCGCGCGGCGCCCAGCTGAGTTACAGCGAGGCCAGCGGTCAGGGCGTGCTGACCGGGCAGCCGAGCGCGGTGTTCACGCCGGAGAAGCAGGGCGACGACGTGGTGAACATCGGGGCCAGCCAGATGAGCCTGGACGTGGACAACAACGTGAGCACCAGCACCGGCGACGTGCAGCTCAAGAGCGGCAGCCAGACCGGCCACGCCGACAAGGTGGTCTTCGATGAGGGCAAGGAGCTGGGCGTGCTGACCGGCAACCCCACGCTCAGCCGTGCCGCCAGTGGCAAGCAGAAGGAACTGAACGTGGTGGGCAGCGAGGCGCGCATCCTGACCAAGGGCAAGCTGCTGTACGTCAGCGGGAAGGTGAAGCTCACCCAGGGCACCATCACCACCACCGGCGACGCCATCTACTACGACGACCGCAAGAACGTGGCCTATGTGGTGGGCAACGCCGTGAGCGTGGACAGCAAGAACGGCACCACCGTCCGGGCCCGCGCCACCGGCGCGCTGGAGCAGCGGACCGACCTGGCCCGCGTGCGCTCGCTGGACGCGGGATTCCAGATTCCGGTCGCCCAGTTCAAGCTGAACGGCGAGTAA
- a CDS encoding TatD family hydrolase has product MIDSHCHLDYIEDAEAALGEQGLTGAVCIGASPDHARNAVALAARHPQVWATVGLHPTDAAEHDSREARTAIEQLSLEPQVVGIGESGLDDYWAQDQRAAQQASFEWQLDLARRRGLPLVIHTRDRDGQDSAHQGVIQTLRSQGSGVAAILHCFSGHSGLLACGLERGDYFGFAGNLTYKTAQPIRDAALQVPLDRLLVETDAPFLAPVPKRGRPNRPGYVRYTLAFLAELRGMSEAELERITDENARRVYRLA; this is encoded by the coding sequence ATGATCGACAGCCACTGCCACCTGGATTACATCGAGGACGCCGAGGCGGCGCTGGGCGAGCAGGGATTGACCGGCGCCGTTTGCATCGGGGCCAGCCCGGACCACGCCCGGAACGCCGTGGCGCTGGCGGCCCGCCATCCGCAGGTGTGGGCCACCGTGGGGCTGCACCCCACCGACGCCGCCGAGCACGACTCACGCGAGGCTCGCACCGCCATCGAGCAGCTGAGCCTGGAGCCGCAGGTGGTGGGCATCGGGGAGTCGGGGCTGGACGACTACTGGGCGCAGGACCAGCGCGCCGCCCAGCAGGCCAGCTTCGAGTGGCAGCTGGACCTCGCCCGGCGGCGCGGCCTGCCGCTGGTGATTCACACCCGCGACCGGGACGGCCAGGATTCGGCGCACCAGGGCGTCATCCAGACCCTTCGCAGCCAGGGGTCCGGGGTCGCGGCCATCCTGCACTGCTTCAGCGGTCACAGCGGCCTGCTGGCCTGCGGGCTGGAGCGCGGCGACTACTTCGGGTTCGCGGGCAACCTGACCTACAAGACGGCCCAGCCGATCCGCGACGCCGCCCTGCAGGTGCCGCTGGACCGGCTGCTGGTGGAAACCGACGCCCCGTTCCTGGCGCCGGTGCCGAAGCGTGGCCGTCCCAACCGCCCCGGCTACGTGCGCTACACCCTGGCGTTTCTGGCGGAGTTGCGGGGGATGAGTGAGGCCGAGCTGGAACGCATCACCGACGAGAATGCCCGGCGAGTCTACCGGCTGGCGTAG
- a CDS encoding efflux RND transporter permease subunit has translation MSKPLSTAHEPRLNPAITFSVRQYVFSIGVFVAVVLLGLVSVFRLGVDLLPNFEVPVLAISTPYSGATPDQVDREVSRKIEDAVSTLSGVSDISSTSVSGRSAVIITYQNGTDIDSAANAVSQAVAGIRGTLPSGADAPVVQKFDPNAQPIITLALLGGAQPLSSVRAYADDTLVPLLERVSGVADVSTSGGPERQIQVLLNPQQLQRLNLSPARVIQAIQASALDLPAGSLQQNGNDIGFSTRSTPTKLSDVEQILVDPASGTQVSDVADVRDTSAAPSGYARLNGQPAVLLQIRKASGSNSVSVADNVRAAAQKVPLPQGYQLLAAQDTTRVTRATVNDTFREFLIGILAVALVVLLFLGWLNTVFAVILAIPISVSAAPLIYGLFGFTLNIISLLAIIVAIGIVVDDSIVVAENVQRYRNEGHGLVRSVLLGGSEVFSAVTAASLSLLAVLIPLSFMPGILGQFFRQFGLGLAAAITLSWLESLLFLTVRMAYTADPEPIGWREFGGVLGRFPAILRWALRNFYRPWGLLGLALYLGLLAVLSRQTGPLVFVAAVLYPLVLAMVRYLLQVLLGLLEAITGTLHGITNRAVERLSSAYARSVAWALPRNLLVIGLGLLFLVSIAVPLRGVGFAFTPKSDNSALSVSLTLPPGTSLTETDRRTRLLEAQLLRQPEVKLVSTSVSAQSSTLNVTLIPKDQRAGVDALVDRYRSQLSPLVAGAPGSNLVVAAQQQGPGGSADISLALTAPSQSLLVQRNREVVALLSQDPQLATLKSSLSETRQERNFIPDPSRLAGSGLTTSDLASALRSYNEGTTAGTLRDGDNSVDIVVKADPAQLATAQDLLSQTVYSQALGANLPLSSLGSFRLQQAPATLNRYNKAYTATLDINLKPGAPSPFAYQKTLLDRVKAAGLLENGVNLGNASAFGSAGLTGDLLFYGPIVLILAVLLTYLVLGSQFNSFRYPFYLLLPVPLAIVGAVWALYAFHTSLDVITILGMVILLGLATKNSILYLEFVTERMQTLPIREALIEAAQLRFRPILMTTLTVLVISIPLVFGHGEGAEFRRGLGIVILGGVVTSTLLTFYVVPSVFYRFERTRSGRRRKESQEGRGPDGLVPASD, from the coding sequence ATGAGCAAGCCCCTTTCCACCGCGCACGAACCGCGCCTCAACCCGGCCATCACCTTCAGCGTGCGTCAGTACGTCTTCTCCATCGGCGTCTTCGTGGCGGTGGTGCTGCTGGGGCTGGTGAGCGTGTTCCGGCTGGGCGTGGACCTGCTGCCCAACTTCGAGGTGCCGGTGCTGGCCATCTCGACGCCGTACAGCGGCGCCACCCCGGATCAGGTGGACCGCGAGGTGAGCCGCAAGATTGAGGACGCGGTCAGCACCCTCAGCGGCGTGTCGGACATCAGTAGCACCAGCGTGAGTGGCCGCAGCGCCGTGATCATCACCTACCAGAACGGCACCGACATCGACAGCGCGGCCAACGCGGTGAGTCAGGCGGTGGCCGGCATCCGCGGCACGCTGCCGAGCGGGGCCGACGCGCCGGTGGTGCAGAAGTTCGACCCGAACGCCCAGCCGATCATCACGCTGGCACTGCTGGGCGGGGCGCAGCCGCTCAGCAGCGTGCGCGCGTACGCCGACGACACGCTGGTGCCGCTGCTGGAGCGGGTGTCTGGGGTGGCCGACGTGAGCACCAGCGGCGGTCCGGAGCGCCAGATTCAGGTGCTGCTCAACCCGCAGCAGCTGCAGCGCCTGAACCTCAGCCCGGCGCGGGTGATTCAGGCGATTCAGGCCTCGGCGCTGGACCTGCCGGCCGGCAGCCTGCAGCAGAACGGCAACGACATCGGCTTCTCCACCCGCAGCACCCCCACCAAACTTAGCGACGTGGAGCAGATTCTGGTGGACCCGGCCAGCGGCACCCAGGTCTCGGACGTGGCGGACGTGCGCGACACCAGCGCCGCGCCCAGCGGCTACGCGCGCCTGAACGGGCAGCCGGCGGTGCTGCTGCAGATCCGCAAGGCGTCGGGCAGCAACTCGGTCTCGGTGGCCGACAACGTGCGGGCCGCAGCACAGAAGGTGCCGCTGCCGCAGGGCTACCAGCTGCTGGCCGCCCAGGACACCACCCGCGTGACCCGCGCCACCGTGAACGACACCTTCCGCGAATTCCTGATCGGCATTCTGGCGGTGGCGCTGGTGGTGCTGCTGTTCCTGGGTTGGCTGAACACCGTGTTCGCGGTGATTCTGGCCATTCCCATCTCGGTGAGCGCCGCCCCGCTGATCTACGGGCTATTCGGCTTCACGCTCAACATCATCTCGCTGCTGGCGATCATCGTGGCCATCGGCATCGTGGTGGACGACAGCATCGTGGTGGCCGAGAACGTGCAGCGTTACCGCAATGAGGGGCACGGGCTGGTGCGCAGCGTGCTGCTGGGCGGCTCGGAGGTGTTCAGCGCGGTCACGGCGGCCAGCCTCTCGCTGCTGGCGGTGCTGATTCCGCTGAGCTTCATGCCGGGCATCCTGGGGCAGTTCTTCCGGCAGTTCGGGCTGGGGCTGGCCGCCGCCATCACGCTGAGCTGGCTGGAGTCGCTGCTGTTCCTGACCGTCCGCATGGCCTACACCGCCGACCCGGAGCCGATCGGCTGGCGCGAGTTCGGCGGAGTGCTGGGCCGCTTCCCGGCCATCCTGCGCTGGGCGCTGCGCAACTTCTACCGGCCCTGGGGCCTGCTGGGGCTGGCGCTGTACCTGGGCCTCCTGGCCGTCCTGAGCCGGCAGACGGGACCGCTGGTGTTCGTGGCTGCTGTGCTGTACCCGCTGGTGCTGGCTATGGTGCGTTACCTGCTGCAGGTGCTGCTGGGCCTGCTGGAGGCCATCACCGGTACCCTGCACGGCATCACCAACCGCGCAGTGGAACGCCTGTCGAGCGCCTACGCCCGCTCGGTCGCCTGGGCGCTGCCGCGCAACCTGCTGGTGATCGGGCTGGGCCTGCTGTTTCTGGTCAGCATCGCGGTGCCGCTGCGCGGGGTGGGCTTCGCCTTCACGCCCAAATCCGACAACAGCGCCCTGAGCGTGTCGCTGACGCTGCCCCCCGGCACCAGCCTGACCGAAACCGACCGCCGCACCCGGCTGCTGGAAGCGCAGCTGCTGCGGCAGCCGGAAGTGAAGCTGGTGTCCACTAGCGTGTCGGCCCAGAGCAGCACACTCAACGTGACCCTGATTCCCAAGGACCAGCGGGCCGGCGTGGACGCGCTGGTGGACCGCTACCGCAGCCAGTTGAGCCCGCTGGTGGCCGGGGCGCCGGGCAGCAACCTGGTGGTGGCGGCCCAGCAGCAGGGCCCGGGCGGCAGCGCCGACATCAGCCTCGCGCTCACCGCGCCCAGCCAGAGCCTGCTGGTGCAGCGCAACCGTGAGGTGGTGGCGCTGCTCTCGCAGGACCCGCAGCTGGCCACCCTCAAGAGCAGCCTTTCCGAGACGCGCCAGGAGCGCAACTTCATTCCGGACCCCTCGCGGCTGGCCGGCAGCGGCCTGACCACCTCGGACCTGGCGAGCGCTCTGCGCAGCTACAACGAGGGCACCACCGCCGGCACCCTGCGCGACGGCGACAACAGCGTCGACATCGTGGTGAAGGCGGACCCGGCGCAGCTCGCCACCGCCCAGGACCTGCTGTCGCAGACGGTCTACTCGCAGGCGCTGGGCGCCAACCTGCCGCTCAGCAGCCTGGGCAGCTTCCGGCTTCAGCAGGCGCCGGCCACCCTCAACCGCTACAACAAGGCCTACACCGCGACCCTGGACATCAACCTGAAGCCGGGCGCGCCCAGCCCGTTCGCGTATCAGAAGACGCTGCTGGACCGGGTCAAGGCGGCCGGGTTGCTGGAGAACGGAGTCAACCTGGGCAACGCCAGCGCTTTCGGGTCAGCGGGCCTGACCGGCGACCTGCTGTTCTACGGCCCGATCGTGCTGATCCTGGCGGTGCTGCTCACCTATTTGGTACTGGGCTCGCAGTTCAACAGCTTCCGCTATCCGTTCTACCTGCTGCTGCCGGTGCCGCTGGCCATCGTGGGCGCGGTGTGGGCGCTGTATGCCTTCCATACCAGCCTGGACGTCATCACGATTCTGGGCATGGTGATCCTGCTGGGACTGGCCACCAAGAACAGCATCCTGTACCTGGAGTTCGTGACCGAGCGGATGCAGACGCTCCCGATCCGCGAGGCGCTGATCGAGGCCGCCCAGTTGCGCTTTCGCCCGATCCTGATGACCACCCTGACCGTGCTGGTGATCAGTATTCCGCTGGTGTTCGGGCACGGCGAGGGCGCCGAGTTCCGGCGCGGCCTGGGCATCGTGATTCTGGGCGGCGTGGTGACCAGCACCCTGCTGACCTTCTACGTGGTGCCGAGCGTGTTCTACCGCTTCGAGCGCACCCGTAGCGGCAGGCGGCGCAAGGAGTCGCAGGAGGGCAGAGGGCCAGACGGTCTGGTGCCAGCCAGCGACTGA
- a CDS encoding efflux RND transporter periplasmic adaptor subunit, which produces MTIPVQVVAATSRPLSVERSVSGTVTADRDSKVAARTGGVVQRLLVREGDTVTAGQLIVQLDDTDLRQSLESARLQAQSARINLQQGTRTTGQDVAQLRAAVQAAQASYDKASQTARSNRELLALGGISRADVTASEAQLSQAQADLVRAQNALRQNGQSGSGSAALLQNQLASAEVSVRQAEQNLSHAQIRAPFAGVVADLPVGVGEYLQAGGTAFRLVDPGSLKVEFGVSPADASALPAGTAVNLSYGAQKLTGRVGEGEQVAGSDRLVPIRVRLDGQPSLPVGGTVQVRYRLRLGGGLLVPTTAIQNDTGANTVYVLQDGVARRRPVTVVAESQGQAVVSGLTAGAQVISPVPPSLADGASVRAGQ; this is translated from the coding sequence GTGACCATTCCGGTACAGGTGGTGGCCGCCACGTCCAGACCGCTGTCGGTGGAGCGCAGCGTGAGCGGCACCGTGACGGCCGACCGCGACAGCAAGGTGGCGGCCCGCACCGGCGGCGTGGTGCAGCGGCTGCTGGTGCGCGAGGGCGACACCGTGACCGCCGGGCAGCTGATCGTGCAGCTGGACGACACCGACCTGCGCCAGAGCCTGGAGAGCGCCCGGCTGCAGGCCCAGAGCGCCCGCATCAACCTGCAGCAGGGCACCCGCACCACCGGCCAGGACGTGGCGCAGCTGCGCGCGGCCGTGCAGGCGGCGCAGGCCAGCTACGACAAGGCCAGCCAGACGGCCCGGTCCAACCGGGAACTGCTGGCGCTGGGCGGCATCTCGCGCGCGGACGTGACCGCCAGCGAGGCGCAGCTGTCGCAGGCGCAGGCGGATCTGGTGCGGGCGCAGAACGCCCTGCGCCAGAACGGCCAGAGCGGGTCCGGCAGTGCGGCGCTGCTGCAGAACCAGCTGGCGAGCGCCGAGGTGAGCGTGCGGCAGGCCGAGCAGAACCTCAGCCACGCCCAGATCCGGGCCCCCTTCGCCGGGGTGGTGGCGGATCTGCCGGTGGGGGTGGGCGAGTACCTGCAGGCGGGCGGCACCGCCTTCCGGCTGGTGGACCCGGGCAGCCTGAAAGTGGAGTTCGGGGTGTCCCCGGCCGACGCCTCCGCGCTGCCCGCCGGCACGGCCGTCAACCTCAGCTACGGCGCCCAGAAGCTGACCGGACGGGTAGGGGAGGGCGAGCAGGTGGCCGGCAGCGACCGGCTGGTGCCGATCCGGGTGCGGCTGGACGGGCAGCCGAGCCTCCCGGTGGGCGGCACGGTGCAGGTGCGCTACCGCCTGAGGCTGGGCGGCGGCCTGCTGGTGCCCACCACCGCCATTCAGAACGACACCGGAGCCAACACCGTGTACGTGCTGCAGGACGGCGTGGCCCGCCGTCGGCCGGTCACGGTGGTGGCCGAGTCTCAGGGGCAGGCGGTGGTGAGCGGGCTGACGGCCGGCGCCCAGGTGATCAGCCCGGTGCCGCCCAGCCTGGCCGACGGCGCCAGCGTGCGGGCCGGGCAGTAG
- a CDS encoding TolC family protein: MNRSLTLFALLGLGVAAAQSTSTPLTLAAAVTRALEAGPDVSTARANLQKAQATQTATQADPTSLVTERLSATQGLQSAQLNVQSARLNVMSSVVSSYASASELALQVELNTAQVALNTRSLQIAQARQRAGTATTLDVTKAQNTLNQSQQDLANARAQQQVAQAQLARVLALSGPLRLTVLPAPPALNTSLATLQQGLDTRLGSLLQASQAVQSAQLQVQVSDNDYTPARTLQDARTLLANAQRTLSDAQKGAQTSLQDAWRTASDAQKRLTLARASLGTAQTSLAQTQSRLKAGTAAAVDVQQAQVSVQQAQLQLQQAQDNVWKGLASLSVAAGQDLTGLIR; this comes from the coding sequence ATGAACCGTTCCCTGACCCTGTTTGCCCTGCTGGGCCTCGGCGTGGCCGCCGCCCAGTCCACCTCCACGCCCCTCACGCTGGCCGCCGCCGTGACGCGCGCGCTGGAGGCTGGCCCCGACGTGAGCACCGCCCGCGCCAACCTGCAGAAGGCCCAGGCCACGCAGACCGCCACCCAGGCGGACCCCACCAGCCTCGTTACCGAGCGGCTGAGTGCGACCCAGGGGCTGCAGAGCGCCCAGCTGAACGTGCAGAGCGCGCGGCTCAACGTGATGAGCTCGGTGGTGAGCAGCTACGCCTCCGCCTCCGAGCTGGCGCTGCAGGTGGAGCTGAACACCGCGCAGGTGGCGCTCAACACCCGCAGCCTGCAGATTGCCCAGGCCCGGCAGCGCGCCGGCACCGCCACCACCCTGGACGTGACCAAGGCCCAGAACACCCTCAACCAGAGCCAGCAGGACCTTGCCAACGCCCGCGCCCAGCAGCAGGTGGCGCAGGCGCAGTTGGCCCGCGTGCTGGCCCTGAGCGGCCCGCTGCGCCTGACGGTGCTGCCGGCCCCGCCCGCCCTGAACACCTCGCTGGCCACGCTGCAGCAGGGGCTGGACACCCGGCTCGGCTCGCTGCTGCAGGCGAGTCAGGCGGTGCAGTCGGCGCAGCTGCAGGTGCAGGTTTCGGACAACGATTACACCCCGGCCCGCACCCTGCAGGACGCCCGCACGCTGCTGGCCAACGCCCAGCGCACCCTGTCGGACGCCCAGAAGGGGGCCCAGACCTCCCTGCAGGACGCCTGGCGCACGGCCAGCGATGCCCAGAAGCGGCTGACCCTGGCGCGGGCCAGCCTGGGCACCGCCCAGACCAGCCTGGCGCAGACCCAGAGTCGCCTGAAGGCCGGCACGGCGGCGGCGGTGGACGTGCAGCAGGCGCAGGTGAGCGTGCAGCAGGCGCAGCTGCAGCTGCAGCAGGCCCAGGACAACGTCTGGAAGGGGCTGGCCAGCCTGTCGGTGGCCGCCGGTCAGGACCTGACCGGGCTGATCCGATGA
- a CDS encoding TolC family protein has protein sequence MSRRTLMLALLLGAGSAQGQAASGVTLQQLIAALPQAPGWRSAELQFRSAQLALDAARARAGLGVSVGGDLNRLKAPASDGAWLTSGSVNLQASANLLPWSSAADAVRQAGRAVERAGLNRLSSQQTLTLNVVQQYLAARAARQAATLAEAQQRLAAEQLQVTQQQRAAGLTTQEALLDARSALEQRQAALQQAQGSLDLALRLLYGTLGLPLPPQPPQLSSGPVPPGAPAALDSLLAGALRQRPDVQVALSSVQDARAALDSARRDRAVPNVSASVQYGQLGSATSSATGTVYGGSLNVKTGVLSGNVTVPFQSVDQPNSLVLGLSGNFAVLDRAADTAIQSAQSSLDSAELSLQTARQSAELDVRQQLLALQNALAALPALQTGLLRAQTALASGQARLQAGLDTPLQLKSLQLNVQQARNALEQATGDAYLASLRLSVAVGEFSPALITLPDAPLSEPIPGDQP, from the coding sequence ATGAGCCGCCGCACCCTGATGCTGGCATTGCTGCTGGGCGCAGGGAGTGCCCAGGGACAGGCCGCCTCCGGCGTCACGCTGCAGCAGCTGATCGCGGCCCTGCCGCAGGCGCCCGGCTGGCGCAGCGCCGAGCTGCAGTTCCGCTCGGCGCAGCTGGCGCTGGACGCCGCCCGGGCGCGCGCGGGTCTGGGTGTGTCGGTGGGCGGCGACCTGAACCGCCTCAAGGCCCCGGCCAGCGACGGCGCGTGGCTGACCTCCGGCAGCGTGAACCTGCAGGCCAGCGCGAACCTGCTGCCCTGGAGCAGCGCCGCCGACGCGGTGCGGCAGGCCGGGCGGGCCGTGGAGCGCGCCGGTCTGAACCGCCTGAGCAGCCAGCAGACGCTGACGCTGAACGTGGTGCAGCAGTACCTGGCCGCGCGGGCCGCCCGGCAGGCGGCGACGCTGGCGGAGGCCCAGCAGCGGCTGGCGGCCGAGCAGCTGCAGGTCACGCAGCAGCAGCGGGCCGCCGGACTCACCACCCAGGAGGCGCTGCTGGACGCCCGCTCGGCGCTTGAACAGCGGCAGGCGGCCTTGCAGCAGGCGCAGGGCAGCCTGGATCTGGCGCTGCGCCTGCTGTACGGCACCCTGGGCCTGCCGCTGCCGCCCCAGCCGCCGCAGCTGAGCAGCGGCCCGGTCCCGCCAGGGGCGCCGGCCGCGCTGGACTCACTGCTCGCCGGGGCGCTGCGCCAGCGCCCGGACGTGCAGGTGGCGCTGAGCAGCGTGCAGGACGCCCGTGCGGCGCTGGACAGCGCCCGCCGGGACCGCGCCGTGCCGAACGTGAGTGCCAGCGTGCAGTACGGCCAGCTGGGCTCGGCCACCAGCAGCGCCACCGGCACCGTGTACGGCGGCAGCCTGAACGTCAAGACCGGTGTGCTGAGCGGCAACGTGACGGTACCGTTCCAGAGCGTCGACCAGCCAAATTCACTGGTGCTGGGCCTGTCCGGCAATTTCGCTGTGCTGGACCGGGCCGCGGATACCGCCATTCAGAGCGCCCAGAGCAGTCTGGACAGTGCCGAACTCTCGCTGCAGACGGCCCGCCAGAGTGCTGAGCTGGACGTCCGGCAGCAGCTGCTAGCGCTGCAGAACGCGCTGGCCGCCCTGCCCGCCCTGCAGACCGGCCTGCTGCGGGCCCAGACGGCGCTGGCGAGCGGACAGGCCCGGCTGCAGGCGGGGCTGGACACCCCGCTGCAGCTGAAGAGCCTGCAGCTCAACGTGCAGCAGGCCCGAAACGCCCTGGAGCAGGCCACCGGCGACGCCTACCTGGCCAGCCTGCGGCTGTCGGTGGCGGTGGGGGAGTTCTCGCCCGCCCTGATCACGCTGCCGGACGCTCCCCTTTCCGAACCGATCCCTGGAGACCAGCCATGA
- a CDS encoding MarR family winged helix-turn-helix transcriptional regulator — protein MKGSELETNSLADGSPPAGRAEVIGSVLEIHREMMWLAQYAIRDMLQHLELQMPQLMVLTMLGGLHPELGTPSPDGLSMRDFTRALSLPPATATSLIDRMTARGLVERTSSPQDRRVVVVRLTPQGQDVLQQVNRAWQRTQEDVFGTLDDQDLQQYLAIVQRLRDGYHQRYPQLGRELAAAPCGAQARGEEQP, from the coding sequence GTGAAAGGTTCGGAACTGGAAACAAATTCCCTGGCGGACGGCTCACCTCCGGCAGGCCGTGCGGAGGTGATCGGCAGCGTGCTGGAAATTCACCGCGAGATGATGTGGCTGGCGCAGTACGCGATTCGCGACATGCTGCAGCACCTGGAACTGCAGATGCCGCAGCTGATGGTGCTGACCATGCTGGGCGGCCTGCACCCGGAGCTCGGCACCCCCTCCCCGGATGGCCTGAGCATGCGCGACTTTACCCGCGCGCTCAGCCTGCCGCCCGCCACCGCCACCTCCCTGATCGACCGGATGACGGCCCGCGGCTTGGTGGAACGCACGTCCAGTCCGCAGGACCGCCGGGTGGTGGTGGTGCGCCTGACGCCGCAGGGCCAGGACGTGCTGCAGCAGGTGAATCGCGCGTGGCAGCGCACCCAGGAGGATGTGTTCGGAACCCTGGACGATCAGGACCTGCAACAGTATCTGGCCATCGTGCAGCGGCTGCGGGACGGCTACCATCAGCGCTATCCGCAGCTGGGCCGGGAGCTGGCGGCGGCACCGTGCGGCGCCCAGGCGCGCGGCGAGGAGCAGCCATGA
- a CDS encoding serine/threonine-protein kinase codes for MNFSSLAHPVQRLDSRGVREGVDRGPAQWNGRLVFVKRLVSDQPEQRQRFRREGRVLSRLRHPLIVPLLDQGERELVFPMIAGETLRERIERGPLNVCAALQLMAGLLDALQYIHQQGVVHHDLKPENVMLVGGQLNARSVRLIDFGMAHDPLDPEDSNSVARMGTPQFMPPEQFQGRRGDPRSDLYAAGVLLWDALSGQIPHPDALGWLVGLRPERGPLPGPAALHPLLERCLSRDPAQRPQSALDLRVALDRLARSM; via the coding sequence GTGAACTTCTCCTCGCTCGCTCATCCGGTTCAGCGGCTCGACAGCCGGGGCGTCCGGGAGGGCGTGGACCGTGGGCCGGCGCAGTGGAACGGCCGCCTGGTGTTCGTCAAACGGCTGGTGAGCGATCAGCCGGAGCAGCGGCAGCGCTTCCGCCGCGAGGGCCGGGTACTGAGCCGGCTGCGGCATCCGCTAATTGTGCCGCTGCTGGACCAGGGGGAGCGGGAGCTGGTGTTTCCCATGATCGCGGGCGAGACGCTGCGCGAGCGCATCGAGCGCGGCCCGCTGAACGTCTGCGCCGCGCTGCAGCTGATGGCCGGGCTGCTGGACGCCCTGCAGTACATCCACCAGCAGGGCGTGGTGCACCACGACCTGAAGCCGGAGAACGTGATGCTGGTGGGCGGCCAGCTGAATGCCCGCAGCGTGCGGCTGATCGACTTCGGCATGGCCCACGATCCGTTGGACCCGGAAGACTCGAACTCGGTGGCCCGCATGGGCACGCCGCAGTTCATGCCGCCGGAGCAGTTTCAGGGCCGGCGCGGCGATCCGCGCAGCGACCTGTACGCGGCGGGCGTGCTGCTGTGGGACGCGCTGAGCGGCCAGATTCCGCACCCGGACGCGCTCGGCTGGCTGGTGGGCCTGCGCCCGGAACGCGGCCCCCTGCCGGGTCCGGCCGCGCTGCATCCGCTGCTGGAGCGCTGTCTGAGCCGCGACCCGGCCCAGCGGCCGCAGTCGGCCCTGGACCTGCGCGTGGCGCTGGACCGGCTGGCCCGCTCGATGTGA